A part of Paenibacillus sp. sptzw28 genomic DNA contains:
- a CDS encoding DEAD/DEAH box helicase, with protein MDKIPQSSQKELENLIELTLPALERVLLKEKGKKNIIKQILVSPKKIQPRLFSIDSNMIVLEDSEQRYCITNKSSNNITPYDYVILSKQLPTETNINDGSLKLDKWLKHPRSSEAYETTEIIESWNDQFDYKLEDISKNIYGLRKPQLGALHMIMGHFQLPLNIATVVMPTGTGKTETMLSALVAYRCSKLLITVPSDSLREQISEKFLSLGLLKRFGVVGESALFPIVGVVKEHFKTVEELRHFFEKCNVVVSTMPLLADSSKEQQAEMSKLISHVFIDEAHHVKAQSWEKFRLSFNNEKIVFFTATPFRNDGKRLDGKIIFNFPLLKAQEDGYFKEIEFIPVRDYDSTRADLTIAQAAVHRLEEDHERGLPHILMARCATKEKASLIFEIYKNFTKHNPVLIHSTIPNKREIYQSIINREHKIIVCVDMLGEGFDLPELKIAAFHDIRKSLPVTLQFTGRFTRTKYDEQLGKASFIANIADLNVTEELVELYARDADWNKILSDISHLKIDNEIKYRELMDGFTKLNSSKIPFQNIRPKLSTVVYKGHRHTWDPNNFHKGIQAYNQIEYKFFDVNRNENIAIFVFAKSLYPDWINHKDIYNLNWDIIVMFWDEKNSLLFINSSDNGSLYKDLAKAVIGKEVQLINHMNVFKALHGINRIRLQNVGLKLFLGRDIRFRMSVGSDVGEALSLAERQNGQKAFVVGAGYENGNKTNIGCSYKGRIWTKKEGDLLEFKEWCMNVGEKLVNNELDPNIILKETLIPEKIIDRPYLFPVWIELDSDILQYNEIKYAFIINGTEYNLSTSEISLFKPTQDGDLLFSLNTEDGNVIFKLHLFEDILDNTDVKFPNYKIHQVSKEKVEVIYGSKRRSVIDFFDEYPPTIWFADGSSLTGNDYIKLKKRIGLYPSEKIITFDWSRADLSKESQGVTPKIADSIQYQVIDYLKNKDYEIIYDDDYSGEIADIITIKVQDDVIYVELYHLKFAKGGVVSNRIDNFYEVCGQAQKSCVWKQKEAQEFMTHLLRREPKKKIGVESSRLEKGTMDDLERVLGFAKKKMPMQFKIYIVQPSLSKANPSEDILQLLGVTENFLKETSGIELGVISNK; from the coding sequence TTGGATAAAATTCCGCAATCTTCTCAAAAGGAGTTGGAAAATTTGATAGAACTTACATTACCTGCTCTAGAGCGAGTTCTTCTGAAGGAGAAAGGGAAAAAGAATATCATTAAACAAATTCTTGTTTCGCCAAAGAAAATACAACCGAGATTATTTTCTATTGATTCAAATATGATTGTACTTGAAGACTCAGAACAAAGGTATTGTATTACTAACAAATCCTCAAATAACATCACTCCTTATGATTACGTCATCTTATCAAAGCAGCTACCTACTGAAACTAATATAAATGATGGATCATTAAAATTAGATAAATGGTTAAAACATCCGCGAAGTTCAGAGGCATATGAGACAACTGAAATTATAGAATCGTGGAACGATCAATTTGATTATAAATTAGAAGATATCAGTAAAAACATATATGGTTTAAGAAAACCGCAACTAGGTGCCTTGCATATGATTATGGGACATTTTCAACTTCCGTTGAATATTGCAACGGTTGTAATGCCTACTGGGACTGGAAAAACAGAAACAATGCTCTCAGCTCTAGTCGCTTATAGGTGTAGCAAATTACTAATTACTGTACCTAGTGATTCGTTACGTGAGCAAATATCAGAGAAATTTCTATCCTTAGGGTTGTTGAAAAGATTTGGAGTAGTAGGCGAGTCTGCTCTCTTCCCGATTGTTGGGGTTGTTAAAGAGCATTTTAAAACAGTTGAAGAGTTGCGTCATTTTTTTGAGAAATGCAATGTAGTTGTATCCACAATGCCTTTATTAGCTGACAGTTCTAAAGAACAGCAAGCAGAAATGTCTAAACTAATTTCACATGTATTTATAGATGAGGCGCACCATGTAAAAGCGCAATCGTGGGAAAAATTTCGTTTAAGCTTTAATAATGAAAAGATAGTTTTTTTCACAGCTACTCCATTTAGGAATGATGGGAAAAGATTGGACGGAAAGATTATCTTTAACTTTCCACTTTTAAAAGCCCAAGAAGACGGATATTTTAAAGAGATTGAGTTTATACCCGTAAGAGACTATGACTCAACTAGAGCTGACTTAACAATTGCACAAGCAGCCGTTCACAGATTAGAGGAGGATCATGAAAGGGGTCTTCCACACATATTAATGGCTAGGTGTGCGACTAAAGAGAAAGCGAGTTTAATTTTTGAAATATATAAAAACTTCACGAAGCATAATCCAGTTCTTATTCATTCTACGATTCCGAATAAAAGAGAAATCTATCAGTCCATCATTAATAGAGAACATAAAATTATTGTTTGTGTAGATATGTTGGGAGAAGGCTTTGATTTGCCTGAACTCAAAATAGCTGCTTTTCATGATATTAGAAAAAGTCTTCCAGTAACGTTGCAGTTTACTGGTAGGTTTACAAGAACTAAATATGATGAACAATTAGGGAAGGCCTCATTTATTGCAAATATCGCTGACTTAAATGTTACAGAAGAACTTGTGGAGTTATATGCTAGGGATGCCGATTGGAATAAGATATTGTCTGATATAAGTCATTTGAAAATAGATAATGAAATTAAATATAGGGAGCTAATGGATGGATTCACTAAGTTGAATAGTTCAAAGATCCCTTTTCAAAACATACGTCCTAAGCTCAGTACAGTGGTTTATAAGGGTCACAGGCACACATGGGACCCAAATAATTTTCACAAAGGAATTCAAGCATACAATCAAATTGAGTATAAATTTTTTGACGTTAATAGGAATGAAAATATTGCTATCTTTGTATTTGCAAAGAGCCTATATCCTGATTGGATTAATCATAAAGATATCTATAATTTAAATTGGGATATCATTGTAATGTTTTGGGATGAAAAGAATAGTCTTTTATTTATTAACAGTTCTGATAACGGCAGTTTGTACAAAGACCTGGCAAAAGCAGTAATTGGGAAAGAAGTACAACTGATTAACCACATGAATGTATTTAAAGCTTTACATGGGATTAATCGGATTAGACTTCAAAACGTTGGTCTAAAACTTTTTCTAGGCAGGGATATCAGATTTAGAATGAGTGTAGGCAGCGATGTTGGCGAGGCACTTTCCTTAGCTGAAAGACAAAATGGCCAAAAGGCATTTGTTGTAGGTGCTGGATACGAAAATGGGAACAAGACTAACATTGGATGCTCATATAAGGGAAGAATATGGACGAAGAAAGAAGGAGACTTATTAGAGTTTAAAGAATGGTGCATGAATGTTGGGGAGAAATTGGTGAATAACGAGCTTGATCCGAATATTATTCTGAAAGAAACATTGATCCCTGAAAAAATAATAGATAGACCATATTTATTTCCAGTCTGGATTGAATTAGATTCGGATATCTTGCAATACAATGAAATTAAATACGCCTTCATAATCAACGGTACTGAATATAATTTATCAACATCTGAGATTAGTTTGTTTAAACCAACACAAGATGGAGATTTACTTTTCTCTTTAAATACTGAGGATGGCAATGTGATTTTTAAACTTCATTTATTCGAAGATATTTTGGATAATACTGATGTAAAATTTCCTAATTATAAAATACATCAAGTTAGCAAAGAAAAAGTAGAAGTGATTTATGGGTCAAAGAGAAGAAGCGTAATCGATTTTTTTGATGAGTATCCTCCAACGATTTGGTTCGCAGACGGATCATCACTTACTGGAAATGACTATATTAAATTGAAGAAAAGAATAGGATTATACCCTTCTGAGAAAATCATTACTTTTGATTGGTCAAGGGCCGATTTAAGCAAAGAGTCACAAGGAGTAACACCTAAAATAGCGGACTCTATTCAGTATCAGGTGATAGATTATTTGAAAAATAAGGACTATGAAATTATATATGATGACGATTATAGTGGGGAAATTGCAGACATTATTACAATTAAGGTTCAAGACGATGTGATTTATGTTGAACTTTATCACTTGAAGTTTGCCAAAGGAGGAGTAGTCAGTAATCGCATTGATAATTTTTATGAAGTATGTGGACAGGCTCAAAAGTCGTGCGTGTGGAAGCAAAAAGAAGCGCAGGAATTTATGACGCATTTGTTAAGACGCGAACCAAAAAAGAAAATTGGTGTCGAAAGTTCAAGACTTGAAAAAGGTACTATGGATGATCTGGAGAGAGTTTTAGGCTTTGCAAAGAAGAAGATGCCTATGCAATTTAAGATATATATAGTTCAACCGAGCTTATCCAAAGCTAATCCTTCTGAGGATATCTTGCAATTACTGGGCGTTACTGAGAATTTCTTGAAAGAAACTTCTGGGATTGAGTTGGGGGTAATTTCAAACAAATAA
- a CDS encoding DinB family protein: protein MDDFVGKGELLRRLHNGYEDFNEGIKRLTPEQMETSGVNGKWSIKEVISHFIAHEQFALTEIRYALAGKHYEPEDTDINIFNEQAVAVRRDQSLDQIIQAWDASFRQIVMVVEELPESEFDPFGEFTRLLGDTVDGALGNNTYQHYAEHLLTIMTWISKLPRE from the coding sequence ATGGATGACTTTGTGGGTAAGGGTGAACTTTTGCGTCGGCTTCATAATGGATATGAAGATTTTAATGAAGGTATCAAGCGGCTTACGCCCGAGCAGATGGAAACATCAGGCGTGAACGGTAAGTGGAGCATAAAAGAGGTTATCTCGCATTTTATTGCTCATGAACAGTTCGCCTTGACTGAAATTCGTTATGCGCTTGCAGGAAAGCACTACGAGCCTGAGGATACCGACATAAATATTTTCAACGAGCAGGCTGTTGCAGTTCGACGTGACCAATCTCTTGACCAAATCATTCAGGCATGGGATGCCTCCTTTAGGCAGATTGTTATGGTCGTAGAGGAATTGCCGGAATCTGAATTTGATCCATTTGGGGAATTCACCCGGTTGCTTGGGGACACGGTTGATGGAGCGCTCGGAAACAATACTTATCAGCATTACGCAGAGCATCTTTTAACAATAATGACTTGGATTTCTAAGCTGCCGAGAGAATAG
- a CDS encoding NAD(P)H-dependent oxidoreductase: protein MDKEQILAAYRFRHACKEFDSTKKISDDDFEFILETGRLSPSSFGFEPWQFIVLQNPQLREQLIPYAEGARKQLPTCSHYIIMLSRKKSEMVADSEYTRMIMNNVKGMPEETVKYLTAFYNNFLQTDFALIDNERAMFEWASRQTYIALGNMMTAAAQIGIDSCPIEGFNKEGLERILAENGLIDLNRLGVSCMVAFGYRLQEPRPKTRRPIDQVVQWVD, encoded by the coding sequence ATGGACAAAGAACAAATATTGGCGGCCTACCGATTCAGACACGCGTGTAAAGAATTTGACAGTACCAAAAAAATAAGCGATGACGATTTCGAATTTATTCTTGAAACCGGAAGGCTGTCGCCCAGTTCGTTCGGCTTTGAGCCCTGGCAGTTCATCGTGCTTCAAAATCCTCAGCTCCGCGAGCAGTTGATTCCTTACGCCGAGGGAGCAAGAAAGCAGCTCCCGACCTGCAGCCACTACATCATTATGCTGTCGAGGAAGAAATCGGAGATGGTGGCCGATTCCGAATACACCCGGATGATTATGAACAATGTGAAAGGTATGCCGGAAGAAACGGTCAAGTACCTAACCGCCTTTTACAACAATTTTCTGCAAACAGATTTTGCGCTCATCGACAATGAGAGGGCGATGTTTGAGTGGGCGAGCAGACAGACCTACATTGCACTGGGCAACATGATGACCGCAGCCGCGCAGATCGGCATTGACTCCTGTCCGATCGAAGGGTTCAACAAGGAAGGTCTAGAGCGGATTTTGGCCGAGAACGGCCTGATCGATCTGAACCGTCTGGGTGTCTCATGTATGGTTGCATTTGGTTATCGTTTGCAGGAGCCACGTCCCAAGACAAGACGTCCAATCGATCAAGTTGTCCAATGGGTTGATTAA
- a CDS encoding UvrD-helicase domain-containing protein, with product MSYIKLDNWSPSEGITLEPAAEIAVKSELNNLILAGPGAGKTELLAQRACFLLQTNLCPNPQKILAISFKKDAAENLKKRVELRCGKELAARFESRTFDSFSKQLLDHFRLGLPDAYRPTKHYNIVISNRDIREIATGYIIERHPNQPNWQHEINFNLLYRRLTEDVLPIYDNGEDIYTWILVRLWNVMIHGRNGFPSSLTFPMISKLADYLLKLNPLIKKALQVTYSHVFLDEFQDTTYLQYELVKTIFLESSTILSSVGDDKQRIMGWAGALSDSFEQFKYDFNAIQIELTHNHRSAPRLIEIQNVMAKIINENATDATVSSKHRDLEGMCEVWDFQTHLDEAIYVASNIAKRIRQENVTPREICIIVKQQEHIYARNVIEELGKHGVQTRIEKEYQDLLAEECVQLVIDFLALATTGTNHDSWVRISEILSFIQGFDPEHDHAKILIKESELDELIQQIRLEFLQVANDENNCKKKIERIIKGIFSFIETEKYFRLYPKYASGVFFTELIDNTIGKLTTAYLKYLNWGDAISDFVGLFSVPIMTIHKSKGLEYDTVIFLGLEDDAFWSFQTHRAADMCAFFVVLSRAKQQCFFTFSASREILRFGDVQLRPQFNQNISSLYQILQNANVDVRHIAEINSAADWS from the coding sequence ATGTCATATATTAAACTAGATAACTGGAGTCCATCTGAAGGAATTACACTAGAACCAGCAGCAGAGATTGCAGTTAAATCTGAACTTAATAATCTTATTTTAGCAGGGCCAGGAGCGGGGAAAACTGAGCTGTTAGCACAACGTGCTTGCTTTTTATTACAAACAAATTTATGCCCAAATCCGCAAAAAATCTTGGCTATTAGTTTTAAGAAAGACGCGGCGGAAAACTTAAAAAAAAGGGTAGAATTGCGGTGCGGAAAAGAACTAGCTGCAAGGTTCGAATCAAGGACGTTTGATTCGTTTTCTAAACAATTATTAGATCACTTTAGATTAGGTCTACCAGATGCTTATCGTCCAACAAAACACTATAATATTGTAATTTCAAATAGGGATATTCGAGAAATAGCTACTGGTTATATCATTGAGCGCCATCCTAATCAGCCTAATTGGCAGCACGAGATTAACTTTAATCTTTTATACAGACGCTTAACCGAGGACGTTCTTCCAATCTATGATAATGGAGAAGATATCTATACGTGGATTTTGGTAAGACTTTGGAATGTTATGATTCATGGAAGGAATGGGTTTCCAAGTTCGTTGACGTTTCCTATGATTTCAAAACTTGCTGATTATTTGCTCAAACTAAATCCATTGATCAAAAAGGCGCTTCAGGTTACATATAGTCACGTTTTTTTGGATGAATTTCAAGACACGACTTATCTTCAATATGAATTAGTAAAAACAATTTTCTTAGAATCTTCGACAATATTATCGAGTGTAGGGGATGATAAACAGAGAATCATGGGGTGGGCCGGCGCACTTTCCGATTCTTTTGAACAGTTTAAATATGATTTTAATGCCATTCAAATAGAGTTAACACATAATCATAGGTCTGCTCCAAGATTAATCGAAATTCAAAATGTTATGGCAAAGATTATAAATGAAAATGCTACGGATGCCACGGTTTCCAGCAAACATCGTGATCTAGAGGGGATGTGCGAGGTTTGGGATTTTCAGACTCATTTAGACGAAGCTATTTATGTAGCATCAAATATAGCAAAAAGAATCCGGCAAGAAAATGTTACTCCGCGAGAGATTTGTATAATTGTAAAGCAACAAGAACATATCTATGCCCGGAATGTAATTGAGGAGTTAGGAAAGCACGGCGTTCAGACTCGAATTGAAAAAGAATATCAAGATTTGCTTGCAGAAGAATGCGTACAGCTAGTTATTGATTTTCTTGCACTAGCTACAACAGGAACGAACCACGATTCATGGGTACGAATATCAGAAATTTTGTCTTTTATACAAGGTTTTGATCCAGAGCATGATCATGCAAAAATATTAATAAAGGAATCGGAACTAGATGAACTTATCCAACAGATAAGACTTGAATTCCTTCAAGTGGCCAATGACGAAAATAACTGTAAAAAAAAGATTGAAAGAATTATTAAGGGTATTTTTTCCTTTATAGAGACGGAAAAGTATTTTCGTCTGTACCCTAAGTATGCTAGTGGTGTATTCTTCACAGAATTAATCGATAATACAATTGGGAAACTTACGACAGCTTATTTAAAATATTTAAACTGGGGTGACGCTATATCTGATTTTGTAGGGTTGTTTAGTGTACCTATAATGACAATCCATAAGAGCAAGGGATTAGAATATGATACTGTAATATTTCTGGGGTTAGAAGACGATGCATTTTGGAGTTTTCAAACACATCGAGCAGCCGATATGTGTGCATTCTTTGTTGTATTGTCCAGAGCAAAGCAACAATGTTTTTTTACCTTTAGTGCTTCAAGAGAAATACTGCGTTTTGGGGATGTTCAACTGCGACCTCAATTCAATCAAAACATTTCTTCACTATATCAAATATTACAGAATGCAAATGTTGATGTTAGACACATTGCAGAAATAAATTCGGCGGCAGATTGGAGTTAA
- a CDS encoding tyrosine-type recombinase/integrase, with translation MIKKADVPRIRFHDLRHTVATLMLAQNINPKVVKEILGHSDIRVTLDTYSHVLPSVHKQTATQYGEMLFG, from the coding sequence TTGATCAAGAAAGCAGATGTCCCACGCATCCGCTTCCACGATCTCAGACATACTGTCGCTACACTCATGTTAGCCCAAAATATTAATCCCAAAGTGGTAAAAGAAATTCTTGGCCATTCCGACATTAGAGTAACTCTTGATACGTACTCTCATGTTTTGCCTTCTGTTCATAAGCAGACCGCTACACAATATGGGGAAATGTTATTCGGCTAA
- a CDS encoding IS256 family transposase, translated as MGLWTKQQLRQFIKENKLVSAQDAQNALKELFAETLQEMLEAEMDEHLGYEKHDMQNKQTTNSRNGKSKKTIVSEYGDQEIAVPRDRQGEFEPLVVKKHQSNVTGIEDQIIALYAKGVSTREIQDHLQNLYGIEVSPTFISNVTNKIIPLIKEWQNRPLQGVYAVVFLDAIHFKVKQDGAIVNKAAYMVIGIDLDGNKDVLGMWIGEHESAKFWLNVLNDLKNRGVHDILIICVDNLTGFSQAIQACYAKTDIQKCIIHQIRNSTRYVSYKDLKKVTADLKPIYKAATEEMALVELDRFEETWGNKYPLIIRSWRNNWDELATFFKYPPEIRKLIYTTNIIESYHRQLRKVTKGKSIFPTDESLLKMLYLATMDVTRKWTGRVQNWGQMLLQLSVFYPDRIGQHLR; from the coding sequence ATGGGATTATGGACGAAACAGCAACTCCGGCAGTTCATCAAGGAGAATAAATTGGTCTCGGCGCAGGATGCACAGAATGCGTTGAAAGAGCTGTTTGCCGAAACGCTGCAGGAGATGCTGGAAGCCGAGATGGATGAACATCTGGGCTATGAGAAGCACGACATGCAGAACAAGCAGACGACCAACAGTCGTAATGGCAAGAGTAAGAAAACCATCGTAAGCGAGTACGGTGATCAGGAGATCGCCGTTCCCCGTGACCGGCAAGGGGAATTTGAACCCCTGGTGGTGAAGAAGCACCAGTCTAATGTGACCGGCATTGAAGATCAGATTATTGCCCTTTATGCCAAAGGTGTCAGCACGCGTGAGATTCAGGATCATCTGCAAAATCTGTATGGGATTGAGGTCTCTCCCACCTTTATTTCTAACGTGACCAACAAGATCATTCCCTTGATTAAAGAATGGCAGAACCGGCCGCTCCAAGGCGTGTACGCGGTTGTCTTCCTGGATGCCATACACTTCAAGGTGAAGCAAGATGGTGCCATTGTCAATAAAGCCGCCTACATGGTAATCGGCATCGACCTGGATGGCAACAAGGATGTACTGGGCATGTGGATTGGTGAGCATGAATCCGCCAAGTTCTGGCTTAATGTTCTAAACGACCTGAAGAACCGGGGCGTGCATGATATCCTTATCATCTGTGTCGATAATCTGACCGGCTTCAGCCAAGCCATTCAGGCTTGTTACGCGAAAACGGATATTCAGAAGTGTATCATCCACCAGATCCGCAACTCCACCCGTTACGTCTCTTACAAGGATCTGAAGAAGGTAACAGCTGACCTGAAGCCGATTTACAAAGCAGCGACGGAAGAAATGGCACTCGTCGAACTCGATCGCTTCGAGGAAACCTGGGGGAATAAGTACCCGCTCATCATTCGCTCTTGGCGCAATAACTGGGATGAGCTGGCCACCTTCTTCAAGTACCCACCCGAAATCCGCAAGCTCATTTACACCACCAACATCATCGAGAGTTACCACCGCCAACTTCGCAAAGTGACGAAGGGAAAAAGCATCTTCCCGACGGATGAATCCTTGTTGAAAATGCTTTATCTGGCCACCATGGATGTTACGCGTAAATGGACAGGCCGCGTTCAAAACTGGGGTCAAATGCTGCTGCAGCTCTCCGTTTTCTATCCGGACCGCATCGGACAGCATCTGCGATAA
- a CDS encoding ATP-dependent endonuclease, producing the protein MSRASIPPFINQLVVRATAEAPYLRVRLIAKWTADNTPEGEIEQKLYFVTVAEGIDETEEDLIPVTPHQRSTIQVIYVPAVREPSAQLRNASGTILWRILNNISWPEDINDSIKTKMEPVNELFDGIDGVSQIRSVIGEEWKKYHKDARYQDAKLQFSSSTLASILKKIEVSFSPTHDLGEYSVEKLGDGLRSLFYLSLVSSLLEAEIKVTGKSGASLTVLAVEEPENHISPHLLGRIMENLRDISNKSNAQVVLTSHSASIIKRIDPEKLTHLRIDQMSCTTIVKKVILPSKTSDAYTYIKEAVRAYPEIYFSRLVILGEGDSEEIVIPRILTANGIHPDDNGISIVPLGGRHVNHMWKLLNELSIPHITLLDLDRERGGGGWSRIKYAIKQLLLNGRSREELLKVWYGQREEILSDDQIEEMDEYSMTPDWVENSMNKLWLHRLMEDKYNVFYSAPLDLDFLMLETFPYAYKETVPRGPSIPDRTQHPDKYADKIKGGIIAALKNEKATGYTYTEEQHELMVWYNTLFLGRSKPSTHIEALIELDDDDLIMFIPDNFCRLVTRVKEILQKEV; encoded by the coding sequence TTGAGCCGAGCTAGTATTCCTCCATTTATAAATCAACTCGTTGTTCGTGCTACTGCTGAAGCACCTTATCTACGTGTTAGATTAATTGCAAAGTGGACTGCTGATAATACTCCTGAAGGCGAAATCGAACAGAAGTTATATTTTGTTACTGTAGCTGAAGGTATTGATGAAACAGAAGAGGATCTAATTCCAGTTACTCCTCATCAACGATCAACAATACAAGTCATATATGTTCCTGCAGTAAGAGAGCCATCTGCGCAACTAAGAAATGCATCGGGCACAATACTTTGGAGGATTTTGAATAATATTTCTTGGCCGGAAGACATAAATGACTCCATTAAAACAAAAATGGAACCTGTAAATGAATTATTTGACGGCATTGATGGGGTTTCGCAAATAAGAAGTGTCATCGGAGAGGAATGGAAAAAATACCACAAGGATGCTCGTTATCAAGATGCAAAATTACAATTTAGCAGTTCTACATTGGCTTCTATTCTTAAGAAAATTGAAGTGTCTTTTTCTCCAACACATGATCTAGGCGAATATAGCGTAGAAAAACTGGGGGATGGCCTTCGATCTCTATTTTATCTTTCGTTGGTGTCGTCCTTACTTGAAGCAGAAATAAAAGTTACTGGGAAATCGGGTGCTTCTCTTACTGTTCTCGCAGTAGAAGAGCCGGAGAATCACATATCTCCTCATCTTCTGGGACGAATAATGGAGAACCTAAGGGATATTTCTAATAAGTCAAATGCTCAGGTTGTTTTAACTTCACACAGCGCTTCAATTATTAAACGGATCGATCCAGAAAAATTAACTCACTTGAGAATTGATCAGATGAGTTGTACAACAATAGTAAAGAAAGTGATTTTGCCTAGTAAGACATCAGATGCTTATACATACATTAAGGAAGCTGTAAGGGCATACCCTGAAATTTATTTTTCAAGATTGGTAATTTTGGGTGAGGGGGATTCAGAAGAGATCGTAATTCCCAGAATACTTACAGCTAATGGAATACATCCTGATGATAATGGAATATCGATTGTCCCTCTGGGGGGGAGACATGTTAACCATATGTGGAAATTACTTAATGAGCTGAGTATTCCACATATCACCTTATTAGATTTAGATCGTGAACGAGGCGGTGGCGGTTGGAGCAGAATTAAGTATGCAATTAAACAGTTATTACTCAACGGTCGCAGCCGCGAAGAATTATTAAAAGTTTGGTATGGACAAAGAGAAGAAATCCTTTCTGATGACCAAATAGAAGAAATGGATGAATATTCAATGACTCCTGATTGGGTAGAAAATTCGATGAATAAATTATGGCTTCATAGACTGATGGAAGATAAATATAATGTCTTCTACTCAGCACCTTTAGACTTAGATTTTCTTATGCTCGAAACATTTCCTTATGCCTATAAGGAAACAGTACCTAGAGGGCCCAGCATTCCTGATCGTACCCAGCATCCAGATAAATATGCAGATAAAATTAAAGGCGGCATTATTGCGGCATTAAAGAATGAGAAGGCAACAGGTTATACATATACAGAAGAACAACATGAACTTATGGTTTGGTACAATACGCTATTTCTTGGGCGAAGTAAACCGAGCACACACATTGAAGCTCTGATAGAATTGGACGATGATGATTTAATAATGTTCATTCCTGATAATTTTTGTAGGTTAGTTACGAGAGTAAAAGAAATACTCCAAAAGGAAGTTTAA
- a CDS encoding shikimate kinase — protein sequence MNMNIVLIGMSGAGKSTLGVILAKALGMDYVDTDIVIQQHEGRLLQDIIDNDGIEKFMEVEEKILSELQLKNCIISTGGSVIYSEKAMNVLKRGGQIIYLHVPYEEIKRRLTNITNITTRGIVIKKGNSLKDVYEERVPLYNKYSDNTLDCSNKDIEHCVSEIIEKIQESHCDNSGSVKSFV from the coding sequence ATGAATATGAATATAGTTCTTATAGGCATGTCCGGAGCTGGTAAAAGCACATTAGGTGTGATCCTTGCAAAAGCTTTAGGAATGGATTACGTGGATACAGATATTGTTATACAACAACATGAAGGTAGATTGTTACAAGATATAATTGATAATGATGGTATTGAAAAATTTATGGAAGTCGAAGAAAAAATCTTGTCTGAGTTGCAACTAAAAAACTGCATTATATCTACAGGTGGAAGTGTTATATATTCAGAAAAAGCTATGAATGTCCTTAAACGTGGTGGACAGATCATTTATTTACATGTGCCATATGAAGAAATTAAAAGGAGACTAACAAACATAACAAACATAACAACCAGAGGCATTGTAATCAAGAAAGGAAATAGCCTTAAGGACGTTTATGAGGAAAGAGTTCCTCTGTACAATAAGTATAGTGATAATACTCTTGATTGCTCGAATAAGGATATTGAACATTGTGTTAGTGAAATTATAGAGAAAATACAAGAAAGCCATTGCGATAATTCAGGGTCTGTCAAATCTTTTGTGTAA
- a CDS encoding AAA family ATPase → MQISKLHLINFRSFGNEGTTITLNKLSGFVGENSAGKTALIHGLVKLFGVTSHERTLEKSDFHIPKQVKVETIKELQLSIEARIDFPELVDTNQVALSRSL, encoded by the coding sequence ATGCAAATTTCAAAGCTGCATTTGATAAACTTCAGAAGTTTTGGTAATGAGGGTACAACAATAACATTGAATAAGCTTTCCGGTTTCGTTGGAGAAAACTCCGCAGGCAAAACTGCCTTAATACATGGTTTAGTTAAACTTTTTGGTGTGACTTCGCACGAACGAACCTTAGAAAAGTCAGATTTTCATATCCCTAAACAAGTCAAAGTAGAAACCATAAAAGAACTACAACTTTCAATTGAAGCCCGGATTGACTTTCCAGAGTTAGTGGACACTAATCAGGTTGCTTTGAGCCGGAGTCTGTAA